Proteins found in one Aspergillus puulaauensis MK2 DNA, chromosome 8, nearly complete sequence genomic segment:
- a CDS encoding uncharacterized protein (COG:M;~EggNog:ENOG410PK0T;~InterPro:IPR002110,IPR036770,IPR001810,IPR036047, IPR020683;~PFAM:PF12796,PF00646,PF00023,PF13637,PF13606;~go_function: GO:0005515 - protein binding [Evidence IEA]) has product MARNIMDLPTEMILSVFKHLSLPSRAAFARVSKRANRLVTEELYKLDDKNTVPKKAGAAAGSALMSELQYALSKTDNEDGEQLMLRILKGSLKAIKRSPERQAAALIHCCTFGFERSLRILLDAGIPPDPSHDLVRQYSMVPLFAAIENGHINIIRRMIKAGASLRRYDFDCTAEIIRLAPKAIVREIMQGLNLEILSEKQDNLLHRACTDSEWTREDVKVLLDHGISPYHVNSARQTPVAYCFFEATKSSREEAEILDLLLKHDNRITNSPCDEDYHPLHIACEEGTKEMVQLLLSRGANPNYQNPVNGQSALHALSQRKEQTPVILAALVNAGLSLDTDAYSFRVFMLKALEQSWTRYLEFIHQNCLDHLKRMDCYDLLFKGAVVAGDIDTMQTMISSDVVDINSNAYEATALMAACTAGREQVVEFLLNEGGFSNVNYKNPQKLTAIHAAIKRGSSAEGIIRLLLPSTDFDNTPETKSNSTPLTDAAVALTGEVFSLLVQKYIQSRPSKKEFTRALTEAFVDAMSADNQGTAEAIIHYIKDMQLAVEDDHAFLFAAIDDGCEEIAHLLIDNDLTLDTPFGTHTPLMCAIDHGYSDIALRLIERGVDLHAKSLDGETALIRACADDDPDTGNADVVRELIHRQVNLNATDIVGEAAIDYAVLSCNASAVYQLLEARANVTSKLLRTAAKGTEKGILKALLRVGPKRNINAYGPSKWNTPLCCAASSGSDKMVRTLIENGAAVNQRNKAHQTPLSVAAIQGELLVVEALLEAGAIVDAADSQGETPLSWAVQNGHADVAWLLIRHGANTGMHRANERTLLHVAAERQDASMVSALMYGGCSPFVTDGQGRTPLQLAENDAVLAALYSSHPAVYAR; this is encoded by the coding sequence ATGGCTAGGAATATCATGGACCTCCCAACCGAGATGATCTTATCTGTCTTCAAGCACCTGAGTCTTCCAAGCCGAGCAGCGTTTGCCCGAGTATCAAAAAGGGCCAACCGACTTGTCACAGAAGAGCTCTATAAGCTCGATGATAAGAATACAGTCCCGAAGaaagctggagcagctgcaggTAGTGCTCTGATGTCTGAACTACAATACGCTCTCTCGAAGACCGAcaacgaagacggagaaCAGCTTATGCTTCGGATCCTAAAAGGCAGCCTCAAGGCCATAAAACGCAGCCCGGAACGACAAGCAGCGGCTCTGATACATTGCTGTACATTCGGTTTCGAACGTTCCCTGCGTatcctcctcgacgccggAATCCCACCCGACCCAAGCCATGACCTGGTGAGACAATATAGCATGGTCCCTCTTTTTGCCGCCATTGAGAACGGGCATATTAATATCATCCGGAGGATGATAAAAGCCGGTGCAAGCCTACGACGATACGACTTTGACTGCACCGCAGAGATTATCCGTCTGGCGCCCAAGGCTATTGTGAGAGAGATAATGCAAGGCCTGAACCTGGAGATACTGTCCGAGAAACAAGACAACCTGCTTCACAGGGCTTGTACGGATAGTGAATGGACGAGGGAGGATGTCAAGGTGCTGTTGGATCATGGCATCAGCCCTTACCATGTTAACTCGGCTCGACAAACCCCAGTGGCGTATTGCTTCTTCGAGGCTACGAAGAGTTCGcgcgaggaagccgagatTCTCGACCTTCTGTTAAAGCACGATAATCGGATCACCAATTCTCCATGTGATGAAGATTACCACCCCCTGCATATAGCCTGTGAGGAGGGAACGAAGGAAATGGTACAGCTGTTATTGTCCAGGGGGGCGAATCCAAACTACCAAAACCCCGTCAACGGCCAGTCTGCACTACATGCCCTATCCCAGAGAAAGGAACAGACGCCTGTTATTCTGGCAGCTCTGGTGAATGCGGGTCTCTCTCTAGACACGGATGCCTACTCGTTCAGGGTATTCATGCTAAAGGCCTTGGAGCAAAGCTGGACGAGGTATCTTGAATTCATTCATCAAAATTGTTTAGACCATCTGAAAAGGATGGATTGCTATGATCTCCTCTTCAAGGGCGCTGTGGTTGCCGGAGATATAGACACCATGCAGACTATGATTTCCAGCGACGTCGTTGATATTAATTCGAACGCTTATGAAGCCACAGCATTGATGGCGGCGTGTACAGCAGGGAGAGAACAAGTAGTTGAATTCCTTCTTAATGAAGGAGGTTTCTCTAACGTCAATTACAAGAACCCCCAGAAACTCACTGCCATACACGCTGCAATCAAGCGTGGATCGAGTGCTGAAGGCATAATCCGGCTTCTCCTCCCATCCACCGATTTTGACAACACTCCGGAAACCAAAAGCAATTCCACACCACTAACTGACGCAGCTGTGGCCCTAACCGGGGAGGTTTTCTCCCTGCTCGTTCAGAAGTACATACAGAGCAGGCCCTCGAAGAAGGAATTTACGAGGGCTCTGACCGAGGCGTTTGTGGATGCAATGAGTGCTGACAACCAGGGCACCGCGGAGGCAATTATACACTACATAAAGGACATGCAATTGGCAGTCGAAGATGACCATGCTTTTCTCTTTGCAGCCATTGACGATGGGTGTGAGGAAATAGCCCACTTGCTGATCGACAATGATCTAACGCTGGATACTCCCTTCGGAACGCATACTCCGCTGATGTGTGCAATTGACCATGGGTATAGCGATATTGCCCTGAGGTTGATTGAGAGAGGCGTTGACCTGCATGCCAAATCGCTTGATGGTGAAACGGCGTTGATTCGTGCTTGTGCCGACGATGATCCTGATACCGGCAATGCAGACGTTGTGCGAGAGTTAATACACAGGCAGGTTAACCTGAATGCTACAGACATTGTTGGTGAGGCAGCTATTGACTATGCTGTGTTGAGCTGCAATGCGTCTGCGGTGTATCAACTGTTGGAAGCACGGGCAAACGTCACTAGCAAGCTTCTACGTACAGCGGCCAAGGGCACAGAGAAAGGAATCCTCAAAGCTCTTTTGCGAGTCGGTCCGAAGAGGAATATCAACGCGTACGGGCCAAGCAAATGGAATACTCCGCTGTGTTGCGCTGCATCCTCTGGCAGCGACAAGATGGTGCGTACCCTAATCGAGAACGGGGCAGCTGTGAATCAGCGAAATAAAGCTCATCAGACTCCGCTCAGTGTGGCCGCCATCCAAGGTGAACTTCTCGTTGTCGAAGCTTTGCTGGAGGCTGGAGCTATCGTGGATGCGGCTGATAGTCAGGGAGAAACGCCGCTCTCCTGGGCTGTACAGAATGGCCATGCTGACGTTGCGTGGCTTCTTATCAGGCATGGAGCAAATACCGGCATGCACCGGGCTAATGAGAGGACACTGCTACATGTTGCTGCTGAAAGACAGGATGCGTCTATGGTTTCTGCACTGATGTATGGCGGCTGTAGTCCGTTTGTCACTGACGGTCAGGGGAGGACGCCGTTGCAGCTGGCAGAGAATGATGCTGTACTTGCGGCCCTGTATTCCAGCCACCCAGCAGTTTATGCTCGATAA
- a CDS encoding uncharacterized protein (COG:S;~EggNog:ENOG410Q0UB;~SECRETED:SignalP(1-21)) yields the protein MKLSPVLWSWVLSSVAQYAGAAAITTHDTDKSSTTTIHDHVQNVDIVRVVSTSLSTSTLPPGDRTSTETCITYTSVITHTILRTKSDAGTTTATTITAQPQGTTGTTTTNVAGAGTGEAGGAGNTGTANAPSGGSSTSSHSNDNASGGGTGGGSQPTTNSPNSVTLTTMKTTVDAQGSTQVIPVVITAAPAGQGGNTQGSPNPGTTNNGAGNTATTTVPAGQGGAQGSHNPDTAADEAGKTTIAGAAPVDIVTTSTDKQGNVIPITFPAGSVPTTTDAQGNVIPDLAAVQTLTTTTDNQGHVIGAIPGGGIANPAPGTTQGNQGTLPEGINPGPTTTRPPLPEGLDPSVTAISFTLSSLSSEFRDLIPEFSSWEIDPEPTRETRIIEGLQKIEDDIEDFAKRVGKKISPKCADKRKRGLFDGLFDLAANLAADVAGNALDALIDALSCISDNVRKLGGNVTKRKFKLVKNIISSLMNSDNPKNPENPKNPKDPKDPKDPKDPKDPKDPKDPKDPKDPKNPEDPKDPKDPKDPKDPKDPKDPKDPKNPEDPKNNPTNNQESTKTTTSSSSCTPDQTAHHVTIRCEPTSSVVGKSTVTTTTCSPSTTITTTGCTVTDTTTTVTETATPSAIICERGSCPGDVAGVKGLWGCTSVVIVSRKGFYLSHMYEGPVFIERDEQTKKVVLSPEAFFERWTINALMNGDSESQQLDPIKNLIGTGANPGPLHYTLSPEIFIMSPYARGTSGSLRYTKRIDWLADQLHSHLYPAPQADSYGQEPVLVGYEVTAMEVAANPSSPPGKIIAEASLLNHWVQEGDKMVASGRWRMWVGGKETGNLEFLVRDSATGGTNARVKRLDGGGKALVCPTPTVTTSKTSTSKSTSTTSKSSTTSSRTTLTTTTKTSSKSTSTTTKTSSTSASTKTKDKDTPTNDPSLIKASGCRDDHIYRPKVTADPEFAKKVAKMCSSEVPAGATNADGDYSSAYSWYVGKDDEGYSYIADIWWDPPKQCGMTQNLLKPMEDWDCERIMRENFNRACKKGLQADEIGKGRGGFIKIGCVYYQSYLSKRTGVFRPSWPDDNMSSDVWGIFSTS from the exons ATGAAGCTCTCACCTGTGTTGTGGAGTTGGGTTCTCTCCAGCGTTGCTCAATATGCAGGAGCCgcagccatcaccacccatGACACTGATAAATCAAGCACCACCACTATCCATGACCATGTCCAAAACGTCGACATCGTCAGGGTTGTTTCTACTAGCCTCTCCACTAGTACACTTCCTCCTGGTGATAGGACTTCTACCGAGACTTGTATCACTTATACCTCCGTGATCACCCACACCATCCTTCGTACTAAGAGTGATGccggcaccaccaccgcaacTACTATCACCGCGCAGCCCCAAGGCACTACAGGCACCACAACTACCAACgtagctggagctggcaCTGGCGAAGCGGGTGGTGCAGGCAACACCGGCACTGCAAATGCACCTTCCGGTGGCTCCTCTACATCAAGCCATTCCAACGACAATGCCTCTGGTGGAGGGACTGGCGGCGGTAGCCAGCCTACAACCAACTCGCCAAACTCCGTGACACTCACTACTATGAAGACTACAGTTGATGCCCAGGGTAGCACCCAAGTTATTCCGGTTGTCATCACTGCGGCCCCAGCTGGCCAGGGAGGTAATACCCAGGGTAGCCCTAACCCTGGTACTACGAATAATGGTGCAGGCAACACTGCTACCACTACGGTCCCCGCTGGTCAGGGGGGCGCCCAGGGCAGTCATAACCCTGATACTGCGGCTGATGAAGCTGGCAAGACCACCATAGCCGGAGCAGCCCCAGTTGATATAgtcacaacctcaacggATAAACAAGGCAATGTGATACCTATAACCTTCCCTGCAGGGTCAGTCCCAACGACAACCGATGCCCAGGGAAATGTCATTCCTGATCTGGCAGCTGTCCAAACATTAACCACAACCACCGATAACCAAGGGCATGTCATTGGGGCTATccctggcggcggcatcGCAAATCCGGCTCCAGGTACTACACAGGGAAATCAAGGAACTCTCCCTGAAGGCATCAATCCGGGTCCGACTACAACCAGGCCTCCTCTCCCTGAGGGGCTGGATCCCTCGGTCACTGCCATTTCATTCACCCTGTCTTCCCTCTCATCTGAGTTCCGCGACCTGATTCCAGAGTTCTCCTCGTGGGAAATTGACCCAGAGCCAACTCGTGAGACACGGATCATTGAGGGGCTCCAGAAGATCgaggatgatattgaggatttCGCCAAAAGGGTCGGCAAGAAGATAAGCCCCAAGTGTGCTGATAAGAGGAAACGGGGGCTATTCGACGGTCTGTTCGATCTGGCTGCCAACCTGGCTGCTGATGTGGCTGGCAATGCCCTTGACGCACTCATTGATGCGTTGAGCTGCATCTCGGACAACGTGAGGAAGCTGGGGGGTAATGTCACCAAGAGGAAGTTTAAGCTGGTCAAGAATATCATTTCGAGCTTGATGAACAGTGACAACCCCAAGAACCCTGAGAATCCCAAGAatcccaaagatcccaaagatcccaaagatcccaaagatcccaaagatcccaaagatcccaaagatcccaaagatccTAAAGATCCGAAGAATCCCgaagatcccaaagatcccaaagatcccaaagatcccaaagatcccaaagaccccaaagatcccaaagatccGAAGAATCCCGAAGATCCCAAGAATAACCCTACAAACAACCAAGAGTCTACAAAGACGACAACTTCCAGCTCGTCCTGCACGCCCGATCAAACGGCACATCATGTAACTATTCGCTGCGAGCCAACATCGAGTGTTGTTGGCAAGTCGACGGTcacaaccaccacctgcTCGCCATCAACCACCATAACAACAACTGGATGCACCGTCACAGACACCACCACGACTGTCACCGAGACTGCAACCCCATCTGCCATTATCTGCGAGCGTGGATCCTGCCCCGGCGACG TCGCCGGCGTGAAGGGGCTGTGGGGATGCACGTCTGTGGTGATTGTATCGCGGAAGGGCTTCTACCTGTCGCACATGTACGAGGGGCCCGTCTTCATAGAGCGAGATGAGCAAACAAAAAAGGTCGTCCTGTCGCCAGAGGCCTTCTTTGAGAGGTGGACCATCAATGCACTGATGAACGGTGACTCTGAGTCTCAACAGTTGGACCCGATCAAGAACTTGATTGGGACTGGTGCCAACCCCGGTCCGCTGCATTATACTCTGTCACCTGAGATCTTCATCATGTCGCCGTATGCAAGAGGCACCTCAGGATCCTTGAGGTATACCAAGCGGATTGACTGGCTGGCAGACCAGCTTCACAGCCATCTTTACCCAGCGCCCCAGGCTGATTCATATGGCCAGGAGCCTGTCCTAGTAGGCTATGAGGTAACAGCGATGGAGGTAGCCGCTAACCCGAGTTCCCCTCCGGGAAAGATCATTGCGGAAGCCTCATTGCTAAACCACTGGGTGCAGGAAGGGGATAAGATGGTTGCATCTGGCCGCTGGCGGATGTGGGTTGGTGGGAAGGAGACTGGCAATCTGGAGTTTTTGGTCCGCGACTCTGCTACGGGGGGTACCAATGCACGCGTGAAGAGACTGGACGGAGGGGGTAAAGCCCTGGTGTGCCCTACTCCTACTGTCACAACCAGCaagacatcgacatcgaaaTCGACATCAACAACTAGCAAGAGTTCAACAACTAGTAGCCGTACGACATTGACCACAACGACGAAGACAAGCTCCAAGTCAACCTCTACAACAACGAAGACAAGCTCGACGTCAGCCTCTACAAAGACGAAAGATAAAGATACCCCCACTAATGACCCATCCCTGATCAAGGcttcaggatgcagagacGACCACATCTACCGGCCAAAAGTAACCGCAGACCCAGAGTTCGCCAAAAAGGTAGCCAAGATGTGTTCTAGCGAGGTCCCCGCGGGTGCCACCAACGCCGATGGCGACTACAGCTCCGCGTATTCATGGTATGTGGGCAAGGACGACGAGGGATACTCCTATATAGCCGACATTTGGTGGGATCCCCCTAAGCAGTGTGGAATGACGCAAAACCTCCTGAAGCCAAtggaggactgggactgCGAGAGGATCATGCGGGAGAACTTCAACAGGGCGTGTAAGAAGGGGCTCCAGGCTGATGAGATTGGCAAAGGTCGTGGTGGGTTTATTAAGATTGGCTGTGTTTATTATCAGTCGTATCTGTCGAAGAGAACTGGCGTCTTCCGACCAAGTTGGCCGGACGATAACATGAGCTCCGACGTCTGGGGAATATTTTCCACCTCCTAA
- a CDS encoding uncharacterized protein (COG:M;~EggNog:ENOG410PKKZ;~InterPro:IPR002110,IPR036770,IPR020683;~PFAM:PF13857,PF12796,PF00023,PF13637,PF13606;~go_function: GO:0005515 - protein binding [Evidence IEA]) yields MHPASLLDIPAELRIYIAECLAGKSLKAFAATCKDLRNIADMASKEKARVATDSVLLWFRNEQSRPRHFTQREWLDELKTTVDSAALKEYNALLSACRAGDLDTLRDLLKTVSLIPPDLIWPKGRCPAVSWYTPVDQAVYSDSMETLDLLLAAGPDFTSISLHDMSRLLFGRRSWNRAMTDRLIDNGLDIHLADALGDTLLNVLCRGCCHLPKPCIRSPLPAVKYLVDKGVDVQQRNFWGSSPLSNAIERSEHGTGACPELFDLIRFLLESGSGVNAPCTDQDNTALHVACEIKSRDIVNLLLDEFNADVEARNFTGETPLHIALEKNSGDICEILLQKDASLTTTIYRHGGKMNYLEYALDMGPVLRTFYDAWIKFFGYGRPDLLLAAAAAIGDVSELERLLPLYEAGRDNAKYNVNVAFSQAVRYQREGAIEFLLPHVSSIIAVNRKIARTPALQFADRLSDRTLLKIMARAPSSEIDAYVDNVRDGHFRANILIAMLLSGRAPTSIIMPNCQALLEEAVTSHNMEAFRFLLQHVQLSDFDPRSIVQSALHYEFLEAVELLQDSGMGPVITSRESNSLILSDAVRCSKAKALKFLIKAGADITANVICSHASQFDQAPEMQPFAVAVAIGRLPEIMQMLLAAKVDPNTKDTQYQLSLLSWASFYDDPHTVRSLISHGADVNSVDIFGRTALFYAATCGSPAIIRMLLEAGAQPDVTDINQMTPLTFAAGAQTDRPSQPEHEVRDPIRSLCVRHSSRVYPAYMESAQLLLDAGANARHRDGSGRSPLSHAAQMGSSGLVQRFIDLGVDVDAVDDQGHTALSWACMFGQDTARALVAAGCDVSRADYSGTTPLQYADYDKVDGSDAVVKCLYSGNGR; encoded by the coding sequence ATGCACCCAGCCAGCCTACTCGATATCCCCGCAGAACTTCGCATATACATCGCAGAATGTCTCGCCGGAAAGTCCCTCAAGGCCTTCGCGGCCACCTGCAAAGACCTTCGAAACATTGCAGACATGGCATCAAAGGAGAAAGCCAGAGTGGCGACGGACTCTGTGCTCCTATGGTTTAGGAACGAACAGTCACGGCCGCGCCATTTCACGCAGCGCGAATGGCTCGACGAGTTGAAAACAACGGTTGACTCGGCTGCCCTGAAAGAATATAATGCGCTTTTATCTGCGTGTCGGGCTGGAGATTTGGACACCCTGCGTGACCTGCTCAAAACCGTCTCTCTCATTCCGCCAGACCTCATCTGGCCCAAGGGAAGGTGTCCCGCAGTCTCTTGGTATACTCCAGTGGATCAGGCAGTGTATTCAGACTCGATGGAGACTTTGGATCTGCTTCTAGCCGCTGGGCCCGATTTCACAAGTATCAGCCTCCACGATATGTCTCGTCTGCTATTCGGCCGCAGGTCATGGAATCGGGCTATGACTGATAGATTGATCGATAACGGCTTAGACATACATCTAGCAGATGCGCTCGGCGATACCTTACTCAATGTTCTATGTCGAGGATGCTGCCACCTACCAAAGCCATGCATTCGGTCCCCACTGCCTGCGGTTAAGTACCTAGTTGACAAGGGGGTGGACGTCCAGCAGCGCAATTTTTGGGGATCTAGTCCACTATCAAATGCCATTGAGAGATCGGAACACGGTACAGGTGCCTGTCCCGAGTTGTTCGACCTGATCCGGTTCTTGCTTGAGTCGGGCTCTGGGGTGAATGCACCATGTACAGACCAGGACAACACGGCTTTACATGTGGCGTGCGAGATCAAAAGCCGGGATATCGTGAATTTGCTACTGGACGAGTTTAATGCAGATGTTGAGGCTAGGAATTTCACTGGTGAGACTCCGCTACACATtgcgttggagaagaatTCGGGCGATATTTGCGAGATCCTCCTGCAGAAGGACGCGTCCTTGACGACAACCATTTACAGGCACGGGGGGAAGATGAATTATCTCGAGTACGCATTGGATATGGGTCCCGTGCTGCGCACTTTCTACGACGCTTGGATTAAATTTTTCGGATACGGCAGGCCTGATCTACTGCTGGCTGCCGCAGCGGCGATTGGAGATGTGTCTGAGTTGGAAAGACTGCTGCCCTTGTATGAGGCTGGTCGAGACAACGCCAAATACAACGTCAATGTGGCATTCTCACAGGCAGTTCGGTACCAACGAGAGGGGGCCATTGAGTTCCTGCTTCCCCATGTTTCCAGTATCATCGCTGTTAACAGGAAGATAGCAAGAACACCGGCCTTGCAATTCGCTGACAGACTGTCAGATCGGACGCTCCTCAAGATCATGGCCCGAGCACCTTCATCGGAGATTGACGCCTACGTGGACAATGTACGAGATGGACACTTCAGGGCCAATATCCTCATAGCTATGCTTCTCTCTGGGCGCGCTCCAACATCGATCATTATGCCTAACTGCCAGGCTCTGCTAGAAGAGGCTGTAACGAGCCACAACATGGAGGCGTTTAGATTCCTCCTTCAGCATGTCCAGCTATCGGACTTTGACCCAAGATCTATTGTCCAAAGCGCCCTGCATTACGAATTTCTCGAAGCTGTGGAACTTCTTCAGGATAGCGGTATGGGCCCAGTCATCACTTCCAGGGAGTCCAACAGCCTCATACTTTCCGATGCCGTTAGGTGCAGTAAAGCGAAGGCGTTAAAGTTCCTGATCAAGGCCGGCGCCGATATTACTGCAAATGTTATCTGCAGTCATGCAAGTCAATTTGACCAGGCCCCCGAAATGCAGCCCTTTGCAGTGGCTGTTGCGATAGGAAGGCTGCCCGAGATAATGCAGATGCTCCTAGCAGCCAAGGTCGACCCCAACACCAAAGACACACAATATCAGCTATCCCTTCTCTCTTGGGCTTCGTTCTATGACGATCCACACACTGTACGCAGCTTGATCTCCCACGGAGCAGATGTAAACAGCGTCGATATATTCGGCCGGACCGCGTTGTTCTACGCCGCCACATGTGGCAGTCCGGCCATTATCCGCATGCTTCTCGAGGCTGGCGCCCAGCCTGACGTGACTGACATCAACCAGATGACGCCGTTGACTTTTGCCGCAGGGGCTCAGACGGATAGACCTTCTCAGCCCGAACATGAAGTGCGCGATCCAATCCGTAGTTTGTGTGTACGACACTCCTCGCGGGTGTATCCCGCTTACATGGAATCAGCACAGCTGCTACTTGATGCTGGGGCCAATGCACGCCACAGAGATGGTTCAGGGCGCTCGCCGCTTTCTCATGCAGCACAAATGGGCTCGTCGGGACTTGTCCAGAGGTTCATTGACCTCGGGGTGGACGTCGATGCGGTTGACGACCAGGGCCACACAGCGCTGTCTTGGGCGTGCATGTTTGGCCAAGACACGGCCAGGGCCCTGGTGGCAGCTGGATGCGATGTTTCCAGGGCAGATTACTCTGGAACGACGCCTTTGCAGTACGCTGATTATGATAAGGTCGATGGCAGCGATGCCGTGGTGAAATGTCTTTATTCGGGTAATGGTAGATAG